Within Flagellimonas maritima, the genomic segment AAGAAATCCTGGACCGAAAGGATAATCAAAACCAGTTGGAGGCGCGGCAGGATAATCTGCAGGTGCAGGATGTGGAACACCATCTTGTGCGGTAAAATCTACAAAGTCGTACCATATATTTACTGGAGTGCCATCTGCAGGAGCGTATGGCGTGAATAGTTGAAGCTGGCCAGGAGTAGGTAGAGGTTCGGAATTTACTGCTCTATCTGCAGTAAACCATGTATCCAATTGTTGGGCATTAGTTTGAAACGTGCATAGAATAAATAGAGATATAAATGATACCAGTGTAAATATTCTCCTCAGAATATTTATAGCTGGATGGCTTTTTCTTTTCAATGTTTTTTTTGAATTAAATAGATTCTTGAGTAGTTGTGTAGACATAGGCATAAATTTTTTGGGACAAAACCAGATTTTGCCTGAGCAGAATCCAGCATAATAAAGTAAAGGATAAGTTGTTGAACAGGAAGCTATTGATTAACCAACGGTACGTTTCAATTGATGAATGTGCCAGTTGAGTTAACGGCTAAAACATAATTGAACAGAAAAACAAATGAAGTTTATTTCTTTAACAATAAAATTCTTTCACCATTTTCAGTGAGTATTTACCAAAAAAAACCACCAAGAAAATATCTTGGTGGTTAAACCATCAGTTTGCATTAAGAATTTATGAGAACACCAAACCTTTCATTCTTAATCTATTGTCAAACCTTAACGGATGGTTATTTAATCAGGTTTATTTCCACTCTTCTATTTTGTTTTCTGCCCAAAGAGGTTTTGTTCGAAGCTATCGGTATTTCTTCTCCATATCCCATTGCTTTAAGCCTATCTTGTTTGATTCCTTCGTTGATGAGAAAATCTCTAACAGAATCGGCCCTGCTTTCAGACAGTTTTTGATTGCTTGCAGAGCTGCCTACGCTATCGGTATGTCCTTCTACAGTAAACTTGGCATTGGGATATTCATTTAGAATCTGTATAATATCTACCATCACGGAAACGGATTCCGTTTTTATAGAGGATTTACCTGTATCGAACAAAATTGTTCTAGCATAATCATTCAATTGTTTCTGTACTTCAGCGGTAACTTCTGGGCAACCATTATTTTCTATTGTTCCCGCTACTGTTGGGCATGCGTCATCTATATCAACGATTGAGTCACCATCACTATCTGGACAGCCCTTATTTTCCAGTTTACCCGCAATTTCGGGACATCTATCGTCTTGATCCCTTAGTCCGTCGTTGTCTTGATCGGGACATCCGTTAAATTCAGGTTTGCCAAATACATTAGGACAATCATCGTCTTTATCTAGAATTCCATCCTTATCAGTATCTTTCCATGGACAGCCTTTATTTTCTTCTGACCCTGCAATATCTGGGCAATCATCATCTTTGTCCAATACGCCATCACCATCCTTATCTCCCCAAGGGCAGCCATTGTTCTCTATTGGACCTGCTATCTTAGGGCAATTATCGGATTTGTCCTCAATGCCGTCATTGTCCTTATCCTTTAGTGTTTTCTGATATATTGGAACTTTCAGACCTGCATAGAAATCAAGAGATTGGCTATTATCACTAATCAAAGCGCTAAATACCGAACCTGAACCAATATATAAAGGACCTGCCCTTAAACCAGCTCCCCACAAAAAACCAATATCCTGTACCAGACGTAGTGGCGAGTATATGCTCAACCATTTACTTTCAAAACGGGGAGATAGTGATACTTCGTTCAAAATCCTATTTGAGTTGAGCTTATTGGCTTTGACAAGTGACAAATCTGTGTTAAGGTTAAGGTAAAACGACGAGTTGATGTTCCAATCTAAATTTGAATGTAGGGCAGCAGGTAAATGGGAATCTGCAGAACTGGTTTCCGGGCCTATCAAATCAAAATTACCCCTAATTGCTTCCTCTAAATTTTGTCCATCGAAGTTATCTATACTTTGAGTTTTGTTCAAATCATATAATCCGTTTACGCCATCACGATTATTGATTTTTGAGATATCGGTAATGGATGCACCAAACTTCAATTTATATTTATTGATTCCTCTATTGGAAACAGGATTACCATCTTTGACCAATTGATTGGTTGTTTTGTTTTCGGGCCGCCATTCATATACAAGCCCTAAATCAAATCCAAATCCACTTGCATTGCTTGATTCAAGGAAATTATCTAAATCAATACCGGTATTGAAATCATATTCGCCATACGTCAATTGCCCCGATGTCGTTATCGACCTTGTATTGGCATCATAGTCCAACTGTACATTTTCTCCTTGAGTATATGCATTCTGTGCCCCTATTAAATATTTAAAGGTGATACCACCTTTCAAAAAATGTTGTTCTTTATCCAATAATGTCCTCGCATAAGTCAATCCAAACTCGGTCCATACATTTAGCGCTCCAGAAAAACTTCCTTCATCAATAATAAAGCTCTCATCTTCATTAAAACCGCCTTCTTTATCTAGTAAATCACCATTGACATTGATGATATTAAAAAATGAACGGGCTCTGGAATAAATAGCTATTGAATTTTCTTTATTTAAGCTCAACATAAAAGAAGGGCCAAGTATGTCAAGGTTATTTGCCATGAAATTACTTTGGCTCGGCGTTCGGTCTGCTTTGTCAAATACTTTATCTATGTCATCAATAGCATCTCCCAAATTTATTTTGATGTAATCGTTACCAAAAAATGCACTGACACCAATTAGATTGATATCCAATTTCATCCTCGAATCGGCAATGTTTGCAGGATTTGACAAAACTCCATGAACTCCATTATAGTTATCCTCTAAAAACCCTTTGTATGATTGTGCTATGGTCATATTTGCCATGAAAACCATAAATAATACCAATGCTATTTTTTTGTATTTCATTTTTACAAAATTTAATAAAGAATCATGATTACTACATTCTTAAATCAAAACACAAAGAGACTGTAAATAAGTGATATCATTAGCTTCAAATGAATGAGTATAGCATTTCAATTGATGAATGGGGGTATTGGGTTCATAACTCGTTAAATGACGAGTAAATTTTTTGGTCAAAAAGAAAGTATTGATTTTAAAAAGTCGTAAGGTTCTTGCATACAATATTCAGAGCGCCATATTGGGGATGGCGCTCTGAAAGATTATAGATTAAATTAATGGTGATATTTAAATTTTTACGTTATCCATTACAACCAAGGAACTCATACGAAATTCCTTGGCGTAACGGAAACCTCAACTAAACTAAACACTTTTATAATCATCAGTCTAAAAAAGTGTACTACTATATAAAAGCGTTAAAACATTACTAAGAATTAAACCAAACTCAATTTTAACGCTTGCTTACCATACAAATCTAGTATATCACATTATTTAATTGGGCCTTCATCTTATGAATGCCCCTTTTGGGTTAACGAATGAGCATTATGGACTGACGGTTCGCTAAAAGTCAGAATTTAGATCTTGCTTATCTTAAAATATTTATATCGGCAAAATAGATATGTTTAAAAACAGATTTTGAATATATAGAAGTATAAAAATTATTTTATCCTCTATATATTGTCAGTTTGAGATGACTTTTACATTTTAGTAAGTTTTAACTATGGTCCTTTAGTATTGCCAATTAATCTTAGTTCTTTAATTTTAGCTATAATTTATGGTTAATAGCCCTGATTGCCAGAGGTGAAAATCTTGAGCGTTAATTTTATATGGAGAACACACTAATGATACTGCTCAAAAATTCAAAACAATACTTTCTGCTACTTCTAGTTCTATGTTTTCTACCCCTATTTACATCCGGTCAAAACCTATTGCCCCCAATTTACAATTACAACTTGCTTGAATATCAAGGTGGAAGCAAGAATTGGGACTTGACCACGAATTCCAAAGGAGAACTTTTTGTCGCTAACAATAAAGGGTTGCTCTATTATGATGGTGAAAGATGGGTACTCAATAAATTGCCAAACAGTACGATAATACGATCCGTTTTAGCTGTTGGAAATCGTATTTATACAGGTTCATATGAAGAATTTGGCTATTGGGAAAAAAAGAACGCAATATTTGAATACACTTCTTTAACACATTTGATAAAAGAACATTTATTCACTAGCGAGGAATTCTGGGAGATTTTACCGGTAGGCAATGCTATTTTCTTCAGGTCTTTTTCATCTATATACATTTATGAAGATGAAGAAATTAAAGTCGTTGACCCTAAGGAAGTTATTTCGGATTTTATATGGTACAAAGACAGAATGATTGTGGCGGCGAGTGAGGAAGGTCTTTTTGAATTAAAGGACAATTCTTTGATTCCAATAAAAAACCAAGATGAGTTAATCGGTAAGATGGTTACCGATATGGAGCTGGTCGATGGAAAATTAATGGTAGGAACTAAACTGAATGGTTGTTATCTTTTTGAGAACGATACATTGATAGCTTGGAATAAAAAATTGAACGAAGAGCTAAAAGAGCATCAATTAAATAAAATATTAAGGCTTGATAACGGCAAAATAGCCTTTGGGACCATTAAGAATGGGGTTTACCTATATGATGGTCAAACAATGGAATCTAGAATACTCAATAAGAAAGCAGGTCTGCAGAACAATACATTGCTTTCCATGCTCCAATATAAAGATCAATTATGGCTTGGTCTTGATAATGGTCTTGGTAGAGTGCAATTGAACAGCCCAATTACCTATTATACGGACAATTCAGGATCTTTGGGAACAGTTTACGACATCAAAATATTCAATGATAGACTTTATTTGGGGAGCAACACAGGTGTCTTCTATTTTGAGGATGATGTACTAAAATTTATTGAGGGTTCCCAAGGCCATGTATGGGATTTGGAAATAGTTGATGGTGATTTACTTTGTGGCCACAATACGGGAACTTTTAGAATTTTCAATGGTAGCTTAGAAAAAATATCAGAAGTATCAGGAGGATACGAAATAATCAAAATTCCAGAACAGAATAAAACCTACATTCAGGGAACTTACAATGGACTCGCCAAATATAGAGGCCAAGAAAATGGTAAATGGGAGATAACCAAGGTTGTGGGAATTAATTTTCCAATCAAACAGTTATGTTTTGAATCTACAAACATCTTATGGGCCGTACATCCGTACAAAGGTTTTTATCGCATTCATTTAGATGATGCCTACCAAAATGTTACTAAAATTGAACAATTTAACGGGGAATATGTACCTAGTAATTACAATGTTAAAATTCATAAGATTAAAAACCAGATTATCTTCAATATAGAAGGAATCTGGTATAAATATGATTCAATTCTGGGAGAGATCCATTTATTTGATGAGTTCCAACGTTTTAATGGAAATGAAATCCTGAGTTTTGATGAAAGCCATTTCTGGTTTGTTGCCAATGAGGATATGGAAGAGATTATTTACACTGATTTGAAATCTGATAGTCTGGCAATAACCGATCTTAATTTAAGGGAAAGATTGGTCCCGGATTCTCACAATATTGTAAAAATTAATGATTCTACGTCATTTATAGCACTAAGCGATGGATTTGGAAAAATCAATATAGCAGAACAGAAAAGGCAGCTTGAGGCTATAGTTTTACCCGTACCGGAAATAAATTTATTGAAGACGGAAAAGTACGACTATGCTATCAATGGAGTTAATCTCGATATTACCTATAAGGACTCTCGAATTTTAGATATTGATTTTTCTTCGCCAAAATTAATCCAAGCACGGTACTTCTATGAGCTAAGCGGGCCGCAAAACTATTCAGAATATGTAGAAAACGGTTCTGTTAGTTTTCAAAACTTAAGTTATGGAGATTATCAATTTAATGTTTCAACAGTAGGTGTGGATAATAAAATATCTCCTTCAAGATCTATTGAATTTACGATAGCGCCGCCTTGGTATCTCTCAAATATTAGTATAGCTATTTATATTGGGATAATAATAGGTTCAGTTTTTTCGGTGCGTTGGTATAATCGAAGAAAACTTTTGCGAAAACAAAAAGAGCTGGAAGATAGAATGCAAAAGGAACAAGAAAAAAGACTCGCATCTTTGGAGAAAGAGAAGTTGGCCAAAGAAATTAAGCTCAAGCAAAATGAATTGGCAAGTACCACGCTTAACATAGCCAAAAAAAATGAAATGTTGTTGGAGCTGAAAAATATGCTTCTTGTTGATAAAGACAAATTCGCCAATTCTCAAAAGTATCGGCTCTTTTTAAAAAAGCTGAACAATTCTGTTA encodes:
- a CDS encoding DUF5723 family protein, producing MKYKKIALVLFMVFMANMTIAQSYKGFLEDNYNGVHGVLSNPANIADSRMKLDINLIGVSAFFGNDYIKINLGDAIDDIDKVFDKADRTPSQSNFMANNLDILGPSFMLSLNKENSIAIYSRARSFFNIINVNGDLLDKEGGFNEDESFIIDEGSFSGALNVWTEFGLTYARTLLDKEQHFLKGGITFKYLIGAQNAYTQGENVQLDYDANTRSITTSGQLTYGEYDFNTGIDLDNFLESSNASGFGFDLGLVYEWRPENKTTNQLVKDGNPVSNRGINKYKLKFGASITDISKINNRDGVNGLYDLNKTQSIDNFDGQNLEEAIRGNFDLIGPETSSADSHLPAALHSNLDWNINSSFYLNLNTDLSLVKANKLNSNRILNEVSLSPRFESKWLSIYSPLRLVQDIGFLWGAGLRAGPLYIGSGSVFSALISDNSQSLDFYAGLKVPIYQKTLKDKDNDGIEDKSDNCPKIAGPIENNGCPWGDKDGDGVLDKDDDCPDIAGSEENKGCPWKDTDKDGILDKDDDCPNVFGKPEFNGCPDQDNDGLRDQDDRCPEIAGKLENKGCPDSDGDSIVDIDDACPTVAGTIENNGCPEVTAEVQKQLNDYARTILFDTGKSSIKTESVSVMVDIIQILNEYPNAKFTVEGHTDSVGSSASNQKLSESRADSVRDFLINEGIKQDRLKAMGYGEEIPIASNKTSLGRKQNRRVEINLIK
- a CDS encoding Two component regulator three Y domain-containing protein, whose protein sequence is MENTLMILLKNSKQYFLLLLVLCFLPLFTSGQNLLPPIYNYNLLEYQGGSKNWDLTTNSKGELFVANNKGLLYYDGERWVLNKLPNSTIIRSVLAVGNRIYTGSYEEFGYWEKKNAIFEYTSLTHLIKEHLFTSEEFWEILPVGNAIFFRSFSSIYIYEDEEIKVVDPKEVISDFIWYKDRMIVAASEEGLFELKDNSLIPIKNQDELIGKMVTDMELVDGKLMVGTKLNGCYLFENDTLIAWNKKLNEELKEHQLNKILRLDNGKIAFGTIKNGVYLYDGQTMESRILNKKAGLQNNTLLSMLQYKDQLWLGLDNGLGRVQLNSPITYYTDNSGSLGTVYDIKIFNDRLYLGSNTGVFYFEDDVLKFIEGSQGHVWDLEIVDGDLLCGHNTGTFRIFNGSLEKISEVSGGYEIIKIPEQNKTYIQGTYNGLAKYRGQENGKWEITKVVGINFPIKQLCFESTNILWAVHPYKGFYRIHLDDAYQNVTKIEQFNGEYVPSNYNVKIHKIKNQIIFNIEGIWYKYDSILGEIHLFDEFQRFNGNEILSFDESHFWFVANEDMEEIIYTDLKSDSLAITDLNLRERLVPDSHNIVKINDSTSFIALSDGFGKINIAEQKRQLEAIVLPVPEINLLKTEKYDYAINGVNLDITYKDSRILDIDFSSPKLIQARYFYELSGPQNYSEYVENGSVSFQNLSYGDYQFNVSTVGVDNKISPSRSIEFTIAPPWYLSNISIAIYIGIIIGSVFSVRWYNRRKLLRKQKELEDRMQKEQEKRLASLEKEKLAKEIKLKQNELASTTLNIAKKNEMLLELKNMLLVDKDKFANSQKYRLFLKKLNNSVMDKEDWKRFEVSFKELHEDFFERLLAQYPRLTSKDLKLCAYLKMNLSTKEIAPLMAITIRGVEIHRYRLRKKLKIDNSENLSNFLITF